In the genome of Chrysiogenes arsenatis DSM 11915, one region contains:
- a CDS encoding protein-glutamate methylesterase/protein-glutamine glutaminase, which produces MEQVRILVVDDSAFMRKMISSMIERDPNLKVVGTARDGRDAIEKVKELQPDVMTLDIEMPAMDGLSALEIIMEQYPLPVIMVSSHTTEGAEMTLRALDLGAVDFIAKQTSFVNTDIVKIEQELIRKIKAVSGRKSFVANYRPALQSSQIAKKREMMQRGRSGVAGHDAVPEPQPVRQYAPVAPAARGAAAVRVIAVGTSTGGPPALQALLTKIPASLSVPMLIVQHMPPAFTGPLAKRLNSLCQIEVREAIHGERLAPGVAFLAPGGKHMTVRNGGIVLSDEPVDSLHRPSVDVMVASAIREYGKSVLGVIMTGMGSDGAKAMKVLHDQGGTVLAQSAESCVVYGMPRAVVEANAASEVAELGQLADRVMAYV; this is translated from the coding sequence TTGGAACAGGTACGAATACTCGTAGTCGATGATTCGGCTTTCATGCGCAAGATGATATCGAGCATGATAGAGCGCGACCCAAACCTGAAGGTTGTCGGGACAGCACGCGATGGGCGCGATGCGATTGAAAAAGTAAAAGAGCTTCAACCCGATGTCATGACGCTTGACATCGAAATGCCCGCCATGGATGGGTTGAGTGCGCTCGAAATTATCATGGAGCAATACCCGCTTCCGGTCATTATGGTCAGTTCGCACACGACTGAAGGGGCAGAAATGACCCTCAGGGCGCTGGATCTTGGAGCGGTGGATTTTATTGCCAAACAAACCAGTTTCGTGAATACCGACATTGTCAAAATTGAGCAGGAATTGATCCGTAAAATTAAGGCGGTATCTGGGCGAAAAAGCTTTGTTGCCAATTATCGCCCTGCACTGCAAAGCTCACAGATTGCCAAAAAACGAGAAATGATGCAGCGCGGACGTTCCGGTGTGGCTGGACACGACGCCGTGCCTGAGCCGCAGCCGGTTCGTCAATACGCTCCAGTAGCGCCTGCAGCGCGTGGTGCTGCGGCGGTGCGCGTGATCGCAGTTGGTACGTCAACGGGTGGTCCACCAGCGCTACAGGCACTGCTTACAAAAATTCCTGCGTCACTATCGGTGCCAATGTTAATTGTGCAGCACATGCCGCCAGCATTCACTGGGCCACTGGCCAAGCGACTCAACTCGCTGTGTCAGATTGAAGTTCGCGAAGCTATTCATGGTGAACGCCTTGCCCCAGGGGTTGCCTTCTTGGCTCCAGGCGGCAAGCATATGACGGTGCGCAATGGAGGGATTGTCCTTTCTGACGAGCCTGTTGACTCACTCCATCGCCCCAGCGTTGATGTTATGGTGGCAAGTGCGATTCGCGAATACGGCAAATCGGTGCTTGGTGTCATTATGACGGGCATGGGAAGCGATGGCGCAAAGGCGATGAAGGTGCTTCACGATCAGGGGGGCACGGTGTTGGCGCAAAGTGCCGAGAGTTGTGTCGTCTATGGCATGCCACGTGCAGTAGTGGAAGCGAACGCCGCCAGCGAAGTGGCGGAACTCGGTCAGTTGGCTGATCGGGTGATGGCATACGTATAA
- a CDS encoding FliA/WhiG family RNA polymerase sigma factor: protein MRSFEELCPSENLKKDPKVRNSIITEYAPLIRYIATKIHLGLPPSIELDDLISIGALGLIDAIDKYDTTRGVMFKTYAESRIRGKILDELRKLDWLPRGLRQKNKALERAYAKLGTVEGRDIEDSKLASELGITEEELPLFIAQASGYTMLSLDEDVYDKDGTESGTFGDMLADDEHESPATQVEDKQIRDFIQKRIGSLSEKEQQVIALYYYEDLTMKEIGLVLDITESRVSQIHSKALFRLKKSLEQLV from the coding sequence ATGAGAAGTTTCGAAGAACTTTGCCCGAGTGAAAATCTAAAAAAAGATCCGAAGGTGCGGAACTCGATCATAACCGAATATGCCCCGCTGATTCGTTATATTGCAACGAAAATTCATTTGGGTTTGCCGCCATCAATCGAACTTGACGACCTGATCAGTATTGGTGCGCTTGGCCTTATCGACGCCATAGACAAATACGACACGACACGAGGAGTCATGTTTAAAACGTACGCTGAATCGCGTATTCGCGGGAAAATTCTTGATGAACTTCGTAAGCTTGACTGGCTACCGCGCGGTTTGCGCCAGAAAAATAAAGCGCTTGAGCGTGCTTATGCCAAACTGGGTACTGTTGAGGGACGCGACATCGAAGATAGCAAGCTTGCTAGCGAGCTAGGTATTACTGAAGAAGAGCTGCCGCTCTTTATTGCGCAGGCATCGGGGTACACGATGCTGAGTCTTGACGAGGATGTCTACGATAAGGACGGCACTGAGTCGGGTACCTTTGGTGATATGCTGGCTGATGATGAACATGAATCCCCCGCGACTCAGGTTGAAGATAAGCAAATCCGTGATTTTATCCAAAAACGGATCGGTAGCTTGTCAGAAAAAGAGCAGCAGGTTATTGCGCTCTATTACTATGAAGATCTTACGATGAAGGAAATCGGCCTTGTGCTGGATATTACTGAATCGCGAGTCTCGCAAATCCACTCAAAAGCGTTGTTTCGCCTGAAAAAATCACTGGAACAACTGGTATAA
- a CDS encoding MinD/ParA family protein: protein MSQPTDQAASLRRMAQARKKESLRRGRVIAVTSGKGGVGKTNTVANLAWWLCKAGQKVLVFDADLGLANMDILLGITPSYNIGDVLAGRCQLRDTLVAGPGGMQIIPAGSGLEELTRLEESQFTSLLQQAEELEDFDIMLIDTGAGISGVVTNFLVAADEILVITTPEPTAFTDAYAMLKLMMVKYEKTHLKLLVNMAQNPADAQQVHMKMSMMLKRFLKCEVPFLGYIIQDETLLKCVRKQKLVSEAFPASPASKCYAQVVKSLLGEASSDVIETSPSNFSSFMKKLIGGRR, encoded by the coding sequence ATGAGTCAACCTACCGATCAAGCGGCTTCATTGCGGCGTATGGCACAGGCACGCAAAAAAGAATCACTTCGCCGTGGGCGAGTGATTGCGGTTACCAGCGGCAAGGGTGGCGTGGGGAAAACGAATACGGTTGCCAATCTTGCGTGGTGGCTTTGCAAGGCTGGTCAAAAAGTGCTGGTATTTGATGCCGATTTAGGGCTGGCCAACATGGATATATTGCTTGGTATTACCCCTTCATATAACATCGGGGATGTGTTGGCGGGGCGATGCCAATTGCGCGATACGTTAGTCGCTGGCCCAGGCGGCATGCAGATTATTCCGGCTGGCAGTGGTCTTGAAGAACTTACCCGCTTAGAAGAATCGCAATTCACCTCTCTTTTGCAACAAGCGGAAGAGTTGGAGGATTTTGATATCATGTTGATCGACACGGGGGCGGGAATATCTGGCGTTGTGACGAATTTTCTGGTTGCTGCTGACGAAATTCTGGTTATCACGACGCCCGAACCTACGGCTTTTACCGATGCCTACGCCATGCTCAAGCTGATGATGGTCAAATATGAAAAAACTCACTTAAAGTTATTGGTGAACATGGCGCAAAATCCTGCTGATGCGCAGCAGGTTCACATGAAGATGTCTATGATGCTGAAACGGTTTTTAAAATGTGAAGTCCCTTTCTTGGGATATATCATTCAGGATGAAACGCTCCTCAAATGCGTGCGAAAGCAAAAACTTGTCTCAGAGGCGTTTCCGGCTTCGCCAGCGAGTAAGTGCTATGCCCAGGTTGTCAAGTCGCTGTTGGGAGAAGCATCGTCCGATGTCATCGAAACATCACCCTCAAACTTTTCTTCTTTCATGAAAAAGCTTATCGGCGGACGCCGATGA
- the flhF gene encoding flagellar biosynthesis protein FlhF → MQVKRYEVFDMQEAMERIKKDLGPDAVILSTKKITKPGSFGIFSRPLIEVTAAIDASTATNKPEPFTSREKKSSSAASAPPSTYSPKGKMVASSTEGHEDLDVQRLLDAFKEAAQNTTPTAGASARGAAVSSRPSAITTAQEASAGELSRMMQEIKEIKELLRDESLASRELRQQQEQITQLRKTLRQIASEKYSVSPSYSEQLYAELYDKFTAIGLDRYISRKMVDALRAKLGANSDQETVWRHVRQLVKKLVPMAGPIEVDGVNQKVVALVGPTGVGKTTTIAKLAADYLLNKGVTVGLVTLDTYRIAAIEQLKTYANIINAPVEVVNQNDSLMLALRKNFDRDLVLVDTAGRSHNDTRQIEDLVRFLREDRVKVEVHLVLSATTNLANLTDIIDRFQAIEINRVIVTKLDETASCGSIFSALAKKGLPVSYFTNGQDVPNDLMPAEATTFYDILFGAGGES, encoded by the coding sequence ATGCAAGTAAAACGCTATGAAGTTTTTGATATGCAAGAAGCCATGGAACGGATCAAAAAAGATCTTGGTCCTGATGCGGTGATTCTTTCGACGAAAAAAATTACCAAGCCAGGGAGTTTCGGGATTTTTTCGCGCCCACTCATAGAGGTTACGGCGGCCATCGATGCCAGCACGGCGACCAACAAGCCTGAACCTTTTACGAGTCGGGAAAAAAAATCTTCCAGCGCGGCGTCTGCGCCGCCGTCCACGTATTCTCCCAAAGGGAAAATGGTAGCCTCTTCCACCGAAGGTCACGAAGACCTTGATGTGCAGCGTTTGCTAGACGCCTTTAAGGAAGCGGCTCAAAACACAACGCCCACCGCGGGTGCTTCTGCAAGGGGTGCTGCTGTATCTTCGCGACCATCGGCGATTACGACTGCCCAGGAGGCATCGGCAGGCGAACTAAGCCGCATGATGCAGGAGATCAAGGAAATCAAAGAGCTTTTGCGCGACGAAAGCCTTGCGTCACGCGAATTGCGCCAACAGCAGGAGCAGATCACTCAGCTTCGGAAAACTTTGCGGCAGATTGCATCGGAAAAATATTCAGTTTCTCCGTCGTATTCGGAACAGTTGTACGCCGAACTTTACGATAAATTCACTGCGATTGGACTTGATCGCTATATTTCGCGCAAAATGGTCGACGCATTGCGGGCTAAACTCGGTGCCAATAGCGATCAAGAGACGGTCTGGCGACATGTGCGGCAGTTAGTCAAAAAACTGGTGCCTATGGCAGGGCCGATAGAGGTCGATGGCGTCAATCAAAAAGTAGTTGCGCTGGTGGGGCCAACTGGCGTGGGCAAAACAACGACCATCGCCAAACTGGCCGCCGACTACCTTCTTAACAAAGGGGTTACGGTAGGATTAGTTACGCTTGATACCTACCGTATTGCGGCCATAGAGCAGCTAAAAACCTATGCAAATATCATTAATGCCCCCGTGGAAGTTGTCAATCAAAACGACTCTTTGATGCTGGCGTTGCGGAAAAATTTCGATCGCGATCTTGTGCTGGTCGATACGGCAGGCCGTTCGCATAATGATACGCGGCAGATAGAGGATTTAGTTCGGTTTCTGCGCGAAGATCGCGTCAAGGTTGAGGTGCATCTGGTATTGAGTGCCACGACCAACTTGGCGAACCTGACCGATATCATCGACCGTTTTCAGGCGATTGAAATTAACCGCGTGATTGTGACGAAGCTGGACGAAACCGCTTCGTGCGGTTCGATATTCAGCGCATTGGCGAAAAAAGGGCTCCCCGTCTCATATTTCACGAATGGGCAGGATGTTCCCAATGACCTCATGCCGGCAGAGGCGACAACGTTCTACGATATTTTATTTGGTGCCGGAGGTGAGTCATGA
- the flhA gene encoding flagellar biosynthesis protein FlhA gives MKLLKFTASPDVFAAFGIMSIIAIMVLPVPTFLLDILLTVSIAASVLIILISLYITEPLEFSIFPSVLLIITLFRLALNVATTRTILLNGANGEGAAGEVIQAFGEFVVGGNYVVGIIVFLILVIINFKVITNGSGRVAEVAARFTLDAMPGKQMAIDADLNAGMIDEMEAKSRRDRIRREADFYGAMDGASKFVKGDAVAGIIITVVNIVGGLIIGMAQGGMSFSDAAEVYTILTVGDGLVGQIPALIVSTAVGMVVTRAASESNLGEDIVQQIVINPKALWVAAVIIFLFGVVPGMPTLPFLILAALIGFLAYMVSIGKVGARDEDGNLSAVGKSQKQKDAPVAEEEAKKTAEEEVEELLQMDALELEVGYGVIPLIDSAQGGDLLDRIKSLRKQTAIDLGFIVPPIRIRDNLQLRPNDYVFKLDGIEIGQGDVYPGQSLAMNPGGGEITIPGTPTIEPAFGLPAVWVDAEHYDEAQMFGYTVVDAGTVIATHIGEIIKQHASEILGKQETQHLLDNIKKTHPSVVTDLVPGLLPLGVVQRVLQNLLDERISIRNLLTILEALGDYATATKDPDILTDYVRGRLSRQVSKLYTDENNVMRVLTIDPRLEQMMAEAIQKSEQGRVIVIDPHKAQMFLVNLIQTADKLIEQQVPPVLMVSPAVRSALRRLIVRYAPKVSVIAHSEIAENVNIESLGTIGLEDRKG, from the coding sequence ATGAAACTGCTTAAATTCACGGCAAGCCCTGATGTTTTTGCCGCGTTCGGGATTATGTCGATTATTGCCATCATGGTGTTGCCTGTACCCACATTTTTGCTTGATATCCTGCTGACAGTCAGTATCGCTGCTTCCGTGCTAATTATTCTTATATCTCTTTATATCACTGAGCCTTTAGAGTTTTCAATCTTCCCGTCAGTGCTGTTGATCATCACTCTCTTTCGACTCGCCTTGAACGTTGCAACCACGCGAACAATTCTGCTGAATGGTGCCAATGGCGAAGGGGCGGCGGGTGAGGTTATTCAGGCTTTTGGCGAATTTGTCGTAGGCGGGAATTACGTTGTTGGTATTATTGTCTTTCTTATTCTCGTTATTATTAACTTTAAGGTTATCACAAACGGTTCGGGGCGCGTGGCGGAAGTCGCTGCTCGTTTCACCTTGGATGCGATGCCGGGAAAACAGATGGCAATCGACGCGGATCTGAATGCTGGAATGATCGACGAAATGGAAGCAAAATCCCGCCGCGATCGGATACGCCGTGAAGCTGATTTTTATGGAGCTATGGACGGTGCGTCAAAGTTTGTCAAGGGCGACGCCGTGGCAGGGATTATTATTACTGTCGTCAATATTGTGGGTGGTTTGATTATCGGTATGGCGCAAGGCGGTATGTCCTTTAGCGACGCGGCTGAGGTCTACACAATCCTTACGGTTGGCGATGGACTGGTCGGACAGATTCCGGCACTGATTGTCTCCACCGCCGTCGGTATGGTGGTGACGCGCGCCGCGAGTGAGTCGAACCTTGGCGAAGATATTGTGCAGCAGATCGTTATCAACCCCAAAGCACTGTGGGTTGCGGCAGTTATTATTTTCTTATTCGGGGTTGTGCCGGGGATGCCGACATTGCCTTTCTTGATTCTGGCCGCACTGATTGGCTTTCTGGCGTATATGGTCAGTATCGGGAAAGTTGGTGCCCGAGATGAAGATGGTAACCTGAGTGCCGTCGGGAAGTCGCAAAAACAAAAAGATGCTCCTGTAGCGGAAGAAGAAGCGAAGAAAACTGCCGAAGAAGAGGTCGAAGAGCTGCTGCAAATGGATGCACTAGAGCTCGAAGTCGGTTATGGCGTTATTCCGCTCATCGATTCCGCACAAGGTGGTGACTTGCTTGATCGGATCAAATCACTGCGCAAGCAAACGGCCATCGACCTTGGGTTTATCGTTCCACCAATCCGTATTCGCGACAATCTTCAGCTACGGCCAAATGATTATGTTTTTAAGCTTGACGGCATTGAAATAGGCCAAGGGGATGTCTATCCAGGCCAATCCTTAGCCATGAATCCTGGTGGTGGCGAAATTACGATTCCAGGGACTCCTACTATTGAACCGGCGTTCGGCCTTCCAGCAGTGTGGGTCGATGCTGAGCATTATGATGAAGCGCAGATGTTTGGCTATACGGTGGTCGATGCTGGAACGGTGATTGCTACTCACATCGGGGAGATCATTAAGCAACACGCCAGCGAAATACTGGGGAAACAGGAAACGCAACACCTGTTAGATAACATCAAGAAGACGCATCCCAGCGTGGTGACTGATCTCGTTCCGGGACTCCTCCCTTTGGGTGTAGTACAACGGGTTTTACAAAATCTTTTAGACGAACGGATCTCTATACGGAACCTGCTTACTATTCTTGAAGCGCTTGGCGATTATGCGACGGCCACGAAGGATCCTGATATCTTGACCGACTATGTTCGCGGTCGGTTGTCGCGTCAGGTATCTAAGCTCTATACCGATGAAAATAATGTCATGCGCGTCTTGACGATCGACCCTCGTCTGGAACAGATGATGGCTGAGGCAATACAGAAAAGTGAGCAGGGTCGTGTTATTGTAATAGACCCTCATAAAGCGCAAATGTTCCTCGTCAACCTGATCCAAACGGCAGATAAGCTTATCGAGCAGCAGGTTCCGCCTGTGCTGATGGTTTCGCCGGCAGTTCGTTCCGCGTTGCGACGGCTGATTGTGCGCTATGCGCCCAAGGTTTCCGTTATCGCTCACAGCGAAATAGCGGAAAACGTCAATATCGAATCGCTGGGGACTATTGGTCTGGAAGATCGGAAAGGGTGA
- the flhB gene encoding flagellar biosynthesis protein FlhB translates to MPPESDGEKTEEPTPKKLQKAREEGNVAKSKDLSDTAVLLAGIVALYMFGGYMLAGFTDMMTARLNFSETPFPTINEIVPFLVQALKEMARILWPLFLVITLVALGVNLAQIGLLWSSKAFAPKFDKLNPIKGIMQKFSMKNLVELIKTLLKVFVLGPVAYYVAKAEIDVIPGLLNATPMQTLEVMAWIVFKVWIIIIIIMFIVSMIDFVYQKYQHNEQLKMTKQEVKEEHKQQEGNPEVKQKIRAMQREMVMKRMMQDVPKSDVVITNPIFLAIALKYDTTEKSAPYIVAKGQELIAKRIRDIAIENNVPIFQDPMLARQLYDSLEVGDEISHELYQAVAEILGEIYRQKGKM, encoded by the coding sequence ATGCCGCCAGAGTCGGATGGAGAAAAAACCGAAGAGCCTACCCCGAAAAAGCTGCAGAAAGCTCGCGAAGAGGGGAATGTTGCCAAAAGCAAGGATCTGAGTGATACGGCGGTATTGCTGGCGGGGATCGTTGCGCTCTATATGTTTGGTGGTTACATGCTGGCGGGCTTTACCGATATGATGACCGCTCGTTTGAACTTTTCTGAAACTCCCTTTCCAACGATCAATGAGATTGTCCCTTTCCTTGTGCAAGCACTCAAAGAGATGGCGCGTATTTTATGGCCGTTGTTTTTAGTGATCACTCTTGTCGCGCTTGGAGTCAACTTGGCGCAAATAGGGCTTTTATGGAGTTCGAAGGCCTTTGCTCCAAAATTTGATAAGCTCAATCCCATCAAAGGGATCATGCAGAAATTCTCCATGAAAAATCTTGTGGAGTTGATCAAAACACTCCTGAAGGTGTTCGTTCTTGGGCCTGTTGCGTATTACGTGGCCAAAGCCGAAATTGATGTTATTCCCGGCTTATTGAACGCTACTCCTATGCAAACACTGGAAGTTATGGCGTGGATTGTCTTTAAAGTATGGATCATCATTATTATTATCATGTTCATTGTGAGTATGATCGATTTTGTATATCAAAAATATCAACATAACGAGCAGTTAAAGATGACGAAGCAGGAGGTAAAAGAAGAGCATAAGCAGCAAGAGGGGAATCCTGAGGTAAAACAGAAGATTCGTGCCATGCAGCGTGAAATGGTGATGAAGCGGATGATGCAGGATGTGCCGAAATCCGACGTCGTTATTACTAACCCGATTTTTCTGGCTATCGCGCTCAAATACGATACCACGGAAAAGAGCGCGCCGTATATTGTCGCTAAAGGGCAGGAGTTGATTGCCAAAAGAATCCGTGATATTGCGATCGAAAATAACGTTCCCATCTTTCAGGATCCGATGTTGGCTCGCCAGCTTTACGACTCACTTGAGGTGGGTGATGAGATTTCGCACGAACTCTATCAGGCGGTTGCGGAAATACTCGGCGAGATTTATAGACAAAAAGGGAAGATGTAA
- a CDS encoding tetrathionate reductase family octaheme c-type cytochrome produces the protein MTLTRLLLAGIFTMLVSLGAFASVDHAMFIKGPFKSGPEVTQKCLECHQKQGKDFMETAHWKWSGKPNLVKGMENSTKEYGKKNMINNFCISVEGGTNPQNQASCAGCHAGYGWKDNSFDHKNPANIDCLVCHTTDANYFAAKKRGGAGVPDPAAIESGRLDLVKSATSIGKPSMVNCGTCHFYGGGGDAVKHGDLDSSLFKADRNLDVHLGGEKGTTCITCHTSEKNHKIKGASTMMATYDGRVGCTDCHKEAHQNNPIMAKHLDAVSCQACHIPTHSRGQATKTMWDWSTAGDKTKDPDWEFDRETYYPTKGTMKWEKDVVPTYMWYSGKTKRYMKGDTFDPTKTLEMNAPDGSIADKKAKIYPFKAHVGKQPYDTKYNYLLTPHTFQGYWSHLDWQKALIEGAKGAGMEYSGKYDFASTVEYVGVNHMVAPKEKALQCADCHSPQGRLDWKALGYAADPMTGGTARNK, from the coding sequence ATGACACTTACACGGTTGTTGCTGGCAGGTATTTTCACGATGCTGGTCTCACTTGGCGCTTTCGCTAGTGTGGATCACGCTATGTTTATTAAGGGACCATTTAAAAGCGGTCCTGAAGTTACCCAGAAATGCTTAGAGTGCCATCAGAAGCAAGGGAAAGATTTTATGGAAACGGCACACTGGAAATGGTCAGGAAAGCCGAATCTCGTAAAAGGGATGGAAAACTCCACCAAAGAGTACGGTAAGAAGAACATGATCAACAACTTCTGTATCTCGGTTGAAGGTGGCACTAATCCGCAAAATCAAGCGAGCTGTGCTGGCTGCCATGCAGGCTACGGGTGGAAAGATAACTCTTTTGATCATAAAAACCCTGCTAACATTGACTGTCTCGTTTGCCATACCACAGACGCTAACTACTTTGCCGCCAAAAAACGTGGTGGTGCGGGAGTTCCTGATCCGGCAGCTATTGAGAGCGGACGCCTTGACCTGGTTAAATCTGCAACCAGCATCGGGAAGCCTTCAATGGTAAACTGCGGCACCTGTCACTTCTATGGTGGCGGTGGTGATGCCGTAAAACACGGCGATCTTGATTCATCGCTTTTCAAAGCCGATCGTAACCTTGATGTTCACCTTGGTGGTGAAAAAGGGACTACTTGTATTACCTGCCACACTTCTGAGAAGAACCACAAAATCAAGGGTGCTTCTACGATGATGGCAACGTACGATGGACGGGTTGGCTGCACTGATTGTCACAAAGAGGCGCATCAGAATAATCCAATCATGGCCAAGCATCTCGACGCGGTGTCATGTCAAGCGTGCCATATCCCAACGCATTCACGTGGTCAGGCGACGAAAACCATGTGGGACTGGTCGACGGCGGGTGACAAGACGAAAGACCCAGACTGGGAATTTGACCGTGAAACCTATTATCCGACAAAGGGAACCATGAAATGGGAGAAGGATGTTGTCCCTACCTACATGTGGTACAGCGGAAAAACAAAGCGCTACATGAAGGGCGACACATTCGATCCGACAAAGACGCTTGAAATGAACGCTCCCGATGGCAGCATCGCTGACAAAAAAGCCAAAATCTACCCATTCAAGGCTCATGTTGGTAAGCAGCCATATGATACAAAATATAACTACTTGCTCACTCCGCACACCTTCCAAGGCTACTGGTCGCACCTTGACTGGCAGAAAGCTCTGATTGAAGGCGCAAAAGGGGCTGGCATGGAGTACAGCGGTAAGTACGACTTTGCCTCGACTGTAGAGTATGTTGGCGTTAACCATATGGTGGCACCAAAAGAGAAAGCACTGCAATGTGCTGACTGCCATAGCCCGCAAGGGAGACTCGACTGGAAAGCGCTTGGCTATGCTGCCGATCCGATGACCGGTGGAACAGCACGCAATAAGTAA
- a CDS encoding rhodanese-like domain-containing protein produces MSFSKWSLTLLVSVFASFLLILSGCSGATVATTAPAASAAGHTTPVPQDPALRITTEEVMKLFAMEYGDAPLIEETLKKNKSFVMVDARPLPRFQEGTIPGSIHMPPAAVAANLDKLPKDKLIIFWCGGLACPLSPEAAEIAKKNGVTNIKVYYEGDQGWKAAGNYMISDTPYVKRMVDARDKENVLVVDSRPALVYNKEFIPGSVSIPWAQFEQKKGLLPNDKNTNLIFLCGGHHCDLSHFSASAALKMGYKNVKVYSAGFPDWKKSKFPTWGNESSGIVAAPTSGPSAVISPEDFTKAVASGKYTVIDVRGAREIANGMIPGAINIPDGDFMGDFQSAIKKIPADKPVLIHCATGARAAGVFFVMEDEKYKHPKGVQYLDKNIAIAKDGSFTIK; encoded by the coding sequence ATGTCTTTTTCAAAATGGTCTTTAACGCTTCTGGTTTCAGTCTTTGCTTCGTTTCTGCTGATTCTTTCCGGTTGCAGTGGGGCAACCGTTGCAACGACAGCACCGGCTGCGTCTGCAGCAGGTCACACGACTCCAGTTCCACAGGATCCGGCACTGCGCATTACCACAGAAGAAGTAATGAAGCTGTTCGCGATGGAATATGGCGACGCCCCGTTAATTGAAGAAACACTGAAGAAAAACAAAAGCTTTGTCATGGTGGACGCTCGCCCACTTCCACGTTTCCAAGAAGGGACAATCCCTGGCTCTATCCACATGCCTCCCGCCGCAGTGGCAGCTAACTTGGACAAATTACCAAAGGACAAGTTGATTATTTTCTGGTGTGGTGGGCTTGCCTGTCCACTTAGCCCGGAAGCAGCTGAAATCGCAAAGAAAAATGGCGTTACAAACATCAAGGTTTACTACGAAGGTGATCAGGGCTGGAAAGCTGCTGGTAATTACATGATTTCCGACACCCCTTATGTAAAACGTATGGTTGATGCTCGCGATAAGGAAAATGTTCTCGTCGTGGACTCGCGCCCAGCACTTGTCTACAATAAAGAGTTCATCCCTGGCTCAGTTTCAATCCCATGGGCGCAGTTTGAACAGAAAAAGGGCCTACTACCGAACGATAAGAACACGAACCTTATCTTCCTGTGCGGCGGCCATCATTGCGATTTAAGCCATTTTTCCGCCTCTGCCGCGCTTAAAATGGGCTATAAAAATGTAAAAGTATATTCAGCAGGATTCCCCGATTGGAAAAAATCAAAATTCCCAACATGGGGGAATGAGTCGAGTGGCATTGTTGCCGCACCAACCAGCGGCCCAAGTGCGGTTATCTCCCCAGAAGACTTCACCAAAGCAGTTGCCTCTGGAAAATATACCGTTATTGATGTTCGCGGCGCCAGAGAGATTGCCAATGGTATGATTCCAGGCGCGATCAATATTCCAGATGGCGACTTCATGGGCGACTTCCAAAGCGCCATCAAGAAGATCCCAGCCGACAAGCCTGTGCTTATCCATTGCGCAACGGGCGCACGCGCTGCAGGAGTGTTCTTTGTTATGGAAGATGAAAAGTACAAGCATCCAAAAGGCGTTCAGTACCTTGATAAGAATATTGCCATCGCTAAAGACGGTTCATTCACGATTAAATAA